One segment of Daphnia magna isolate NIES linkage group LG2, ASM2063170v1.1, whole genome shotgun sequence DNA contains the following:
- the LOC116915847 gene encoding P2X purinoceptor 4 isoform X1 has product MVIYFEIIQVLNQHLINVPCWYNLRSCNVSLTMGCFKSMSSFLFWYETPKVVHIRSKKVGILGRFLQLCVLSYIVGYVMVYKKGYQEFCSVESAVVTKVKGVAFTNTQRNVPEIYKRIWDTSDLIVPPSENDAFFVTTNIIITPNQTRRTCSEDPGVHGALCNTPSQCHEGHSLPIGNGAMTGRCVPSDVNSSVNVCEIFAWCPIEQDVFPLGLDRPLLEETADFTVLIKNFIEFPMFGKTFRRRNILQDANKTYLQTCHYHPERDPFCPVFRIDDIVSFAGENFTQLAVRGGVIVISIEWNCNLDLDFMELCKPIYTFRRVDDPNTNIAPGWNFRYANYHEENRRTLIKAYGIRFVIEVRGQGGKFNILPTLLNIGSGLALLGVTTVMCDFIILYFTKNRTFYKGVKYLLVDGEDAEKEPLQSESGLTYGSDRNQ; this is encoded by the exons ATGGTTATTTACTTTGAAATAATTCAAGTTCTCAATCAACACTTAATCAATGTTCCATGCTGGTATAATTTAAGAAGTTGTAACGTTTCTCTCACAATGGGGTGTTTTAAATCCATGTCtagtttccttttttggtATGAAACTCCCAAAGTTGTGCACATCCGAAGTAAAAAAGTTGGTATCCTGGGAAGATTTTTGCAGCTCTGTGTGCTGTCATACATTGTTGG ATATGTTATGGTGTATAAAAAAGGCTATCAAGAATTTTGTAGTGTTGAGAGTGCAGTTGTGACCAAAGTCAAAGGTGTCGCATTCACCAATACCCAGAGAAATGTTCCTGAAATATACAAAAGAATTTGGGATACATCAGATTTAATTGTTCCTCCATCCGAAAATGATGCATTTTTTGTTACAACAAATATCATAATTACACCGAATCAAACTAGGAGAACCTGCAGTGAG GACCCAGGTGTGCATGGGGCCTTGTGCAATACGCCTTCCCAGTGCCATGAAGGACATTCCTTACCAATTGGAAACGGAGCTATGACAGGTCGCTGCGTTCCTAGTGATGTTAATTCAAGCGTAAATGTTTGCGAAATATTTGCTTGGTGTCCGATAGAACAAGATGTTTTCCCATT GGGATTAGATCGGCCTTTACTTGAAGAAACTGCAGATTTTACTGttctgataaaaaattttattgaatttcCAATG TTTGGTAAAACATTCCGCCGGAGGAACATCCTGCAAGATGCCAACAAAACGTATCTTCAGACTTGTCATTATCACCCAGAAAGAGATCCGTTCTGTCCAGTCTTTCGAATCGACGATATAGTTTCATTCGCTGGTGAAAATTTTACGCAGCTTGCCGTGCGTGGAGGAGTTATTGTCATTTCCATAGAGTGGAATTGTAATCTAGATCTAGATTTTATGGAACTGTGTAAACCGATTTACACTTTCAGAAGAGTTGATGATCCCAACACTAATATCGCCCCTGGTTGGAATTTTAG GTACGCCAATTATCACGAGGAGAATCGCCGCACGCTAATCAAAGCTTACGGTATTCGTTTCGTTATTGAGGTCAGAGGACAAGGTGGAAAATTTAACATACTTCCAACGTTGTTGAATATTGGATCTGGACTTGCTCTTCTTGGAGTG ACAACGGTGATGTGTGACTTCATCATCTTATATTTTACGAAAAACCGAACGTTTTACAAAGGAGTGAAATACTTATTGGTCGACGGAGAAGACGCAGAG AAAGAACCACTTCAATCAGAATCAGGTTTAACTTATGGAAGCGACAGAAATCAATAG
- the LOC116915847 gene encoding P2X purinoceptor 4 isoform X2, with protein MVYKKGYQEFCSVESAVVTKVKGVAFTNTQRNVPEIYKRIWDTSDLIVPPSENDAFFVTTNIIITPNQTRRTCSEDPGVHGALCNTPSQCHEGHSLPIGNGAMTGRCVPSDVNSSVNVCEIFAWCPIEQDVFPLGLDRPLLEETADFTVLIKNFIEFPMFGKTFRRRNILQDANKTYLQTCHYHPERDPFCPVFRIDDIVSFAGENFTQLAVRGGVIVISIEWNCNLDLDFMELCKPIYTFRRVDDPNTNIAPGWNFRYANYHEENRRTLIKAYGIRFVIEVRGQGGKFNILPTLLNIGSGLALLGVTTVMCDFIILYFTKNRTFYKGVKYLLVDGEDAEKEPLQSESGLTYGSDRNQ; from the exons ATGGTGTATAAAAAAGGCTATCAAGAATTTTGTAGTGTTGAGAGTGCAGTTGTGACCAAAGTCAAAGGTGTCGCATTCACCAATACCCAGAGAAATGTTCCTGAAATATACAAAAGAATTTGGGATACATCAGATTTAATTGTTCCTCCATCCGAAAATGATGCATTTTTTGTTACAACAAATATCATAATTACACCGAATCAAACTAGGAGAACCTGCAGTGAG GACCCAGGTGTGCATGGGGCCTTGTGCAATACGCCTTCCCAGTGCCATGAAGGACATTCCTTACCAATTGGAAACGGAGCTATGACAGGTCGCTGCGTTCCTAGTGATGTTAATTCAAGCGTAAATGTTTGCGAAATATTTGCTTGGTGTCCGATAGAACAAGATGTTTTCCCATT GGGATTAGATCGGCCTTTACTTGAAGAAACTGCAGATTTTACTGttctgataaaaaattttattgaatttcCAATG TTTGGTAAAACATTCCGCCGGAGGAACATCCTGCAAGATGCCAACAAAACGTATCTTCAGACTTGTCATTATCACCCAGAAAGAGATCCGTTCTGTCCAGTCTTTCGAATCGACGATATAGTTTCATTCGCTGGTGAAAATTTTACGCAGCTTGCCGTGCGTGGAGGAGTTATTGTCATTTCCATAGAGTGGAATTGTAATCTAGATCTAGATTTTATGGAACTGTGTAAACCGATTTACACTTTCAGAAGAGTTGATGATCCCAACACTAATATCGCCCCTGGTTGGAATTTTAG GTACGCCAATTATCACGAGGAGAATCGCCGCACGCTAATCAAAGCTTACGGTATTCGTTTCGTTATTGAGGTCAGAGGACAAGGTGGAAAATTTAACATACTTCCAACGTTGTTGAATATTGGATCTGGACTTGCTCTTCTTGGAGTG ACAACGGTGATGTGTGACTTCATCATCTTATATTTTACGAAAAACCGAACGTTTTACAAAGGAGTGAAATACTTATTGGTCGACGGAGAAGACGCAGAG AAAGAACCACTTCAATCAGAATCAGGTTTAACTTATGGAAGCGACAGAAATCAATAG